From the Sebastes fasciatus isolate fSebFas1 chromosome 3, fSebFas1.pri, whole genome shotgun sequence genome, one window contains:
- the ubl5 gene encoding ubiquitin-like protein 5, protein MIEVVCNDRLGKKVRVKCNSEDTIGDLKKLIAAQTGTRFDKIVLKKWYTIFKDHVSLGDYEIHDGMNLELYYQ, encoded by the exons ATGATCGAGGTGGTTTGCAACGATCGCCTGGGCAAGAAAGTCCGGGTCAAGTGCAA CTCTGAGGACACCATTGGAGATCTAAAGAAGCTCATTGCTGCCCAGACAGGAACACGATTTGACAAGATTGTATTAAAGAAATG GTATACCATATTCAAGGACCACGTGTCTCTGGGTGACT ATGAAATCCATGATGGGATGAACCTGGAGCTGTACTACCAGTAG
- the pin1 gene encoding peptidyl-prolyl cis-trans isomerase NIMA-interacting 1 gives MADEEKLPGGWEKRMSRNSGKVYYFNHITNASQWERPVGDGHGEPDKVRCSHLLVKHNQSRRPSSWREQNITRTKDEALELIQKYIEEIKGGEEKFESLASQFSDCSSAKNGGDLGLFGRGQMQKPFEDASFALKVGDMSGPVFTDSGVHIILRTG, from the exons ATGGCAGACGAGGAGAAGTTACCCGGAGGATGGGAGAAAAGAATGAGCCGCAATTCAG GtaaagtgtactacttcaaccACATCACCAATGCCAGCCAGTGGGAACGTCCGGTGGGAGATGGCCATGGAGAGCCAGACAAG GTACGCTGCTCTCACCTCCTAGTGAAGCATAATCAGTCACGTCGTCCATCTTCTTGGCGGGAACAAAATATCACACGAACTAAAGACGAGGCCCTGGAACTCATTCAGA AGTACATAGAAGAGATCAAGGGTGGAGAGGAGAAGTTTGAGTCCCTGGCGTCTCAGTTCAGCGACTGCAGCTCAGCTAAGAACGGTGGCGATCTGGGATTATTTGGCAGAG GTCAAATGCAGAAGCCTTTTGAAGATGCCTCCTTTGCTCTCAAAGTGGGAGACATGAGCGGTCCTGTTTTTACTGACTCTGGAGTCCACATCATCCTACGTACCGGTTGA